Proteins encoded in a region of the Synechococcus sp. UW179A genome:
- the hisG gene encoding ATP phosphoribosyltransferase, with translation MITVALAKGALLRESVERFKLADLDFSAVLDPDNRQLMVPSVCGRARALLVRNGDVPVYVAYGQAQLGVVGYDVLREHQMPVAHLVDLGFGGCRLSVCVKSSSGYRRATDLPPHCRVASKFTRCARQYFDSIDLPVELVHLTGSVELGPITGIAEAIVDLVATGRTLKDNGLVAIEDLFHTTARLVGHPLSLRLDQGELQQVIETMDAPERKMVSTT, from the coding sequence ATGATCACCGTTGCACTGGCCAAGGGCGCGCTGCTGCGTGAGTCCGTGGAACGTTTCAAGCTTGCGGATCTTGATTTCTCGGCAGTTCTGGATCCCGACAACCGCCAGCTGATGGTGCCTTCGGTTTGTGGTCGGGCTCGAGCCCTGTTGGTCCGCAACGGTGATGTGCCGGTTTATGTGGCCTATGGGCAGGCTCAGCTCGGTGTGGTCGGTTACGACGTGCTGCGCGAGCACCAGATGCCTGTGGCGCATCTAGTCGACCTCGGTTTCGGGGGCTGTCGCCTGTCTGTTTGTGTCAAGTCCAGCAGTGGTTACCGGAGAGCCACCGACCTACCGCCGCATTGCCGTGTGGCCAGCAAATTCACCCGTTGTGCCCGGCAGTATTTCGATTCAATTGATCTCCCGGTTGAGCTTGTTCACCTCACTGGATCCGTGGAGCTTGGCCCGATCACCGGGATCGCAGAGGCGATTGTTGACCTGGTTGCCACAGGGCGAACTCTTAAGGACAACGGTCTGGTGGCGATTGAGGACCTCTTCCACACCACTGCCAGGCTCGTGGGCCATCCGCTTTCGCTGCGTTTGGATCAGGGAGAGCTTCAACAGGTCATCGAGACGATGGATGCTCCCGAAAGGAAGATGGTGAGCACGACCTGA
- a CDS encoding TIGR04283 family arsenosugar biosynthesis glycosyltransferase yields MNRSASLSVVIPCLNEATRLPLLLADLQRAGSELEILLADGGSSDATPEIANLTGAQLVKVHPPGRGRQLRTAAAEARGEWLLFLHADSRLPDQWFGSVSPLLQTSSAAVAAWYFDFQITPSTAARRLLEQAVALRSRWLQRPYGDQGLLLHRELYHRCGGFAELPLMEDLDLVERLSRIADLKRIGLPLTTDGRRWQSDGVLRRSWRNARLRRRWKQGESAEGLAAAYYETQFAYQKPQR; encoded by the coding sequence ATGAACAGATCAGCGTCGCTGAGTGTGGTGATTCCCTGCCTGAATGAGGCAACACGACTGCCATTGCTGCTTGCCGACCTGCAACGTGCTGGGAGCGAACTGGAGATCTTGCTGGCTGATGGCGGCAGCAGCGATGCCACGCCAGAGATCGCAAACCTGACAGGTGCTCAGCTGGTCAAAGTTCATCCCCCTGGCCGGGGCCGCCAACTGCGCACCGCAGCGGCTGAGGCACGTGGCGAATGGCTGCTGTTCCTCCACGCAGACAGTCGCCTGCCCGATCAATGGTTCGGGTCGGTTAGCCCGCTGCTGCAAACCTCTTCCGCAGCAGTTGCAGCCTGGTATTTCGATTTTCAAATCACGCCCTCCACTGCGGCGCGACGTCTGCTGGAGCAAGCTGTGGCCTTGCGCAGCCGCTGGCTGCAGCGTCCCTATGGCGATCAGGGACTGTTGCTACATCGCGAGCTTTATCACCGTTGCGGCGGCTTTGCTGAGCTGCCGCTGATGGAAGATCTGGATCTGGTGGAGCGCCTGAGCCGCATCGCTGATCTCAAGCGCATCGGTCTGCCGCTGACCACCGATGGACGACGTTGGCAGAGCGACGGGGTGTTGCGGCGCAGCTGGCGCAATGCACGACTGCGCAGACGATGGAAACAGGGCGAATCCGCAGAAGGGCTAGCCGCTGCTTACTACGAAACTCAGTTCGCGTACCAGAAACCACAGCGGTGA
- a CDS encoding ABC transporter ATP-binding protein encodes MAGTDLQRISQLGRYLGRDRRRLMLTLILLIPVAFASAIQPLLVGQAISILRTVSGATNEAVAPILQPLDSTLAIRLIIAALLISVLVRLALQGVQTYNIQSVGQRLTARIRRDLFAHAMDLSLRFHDRMPVGKLLTRLTSDVDALAEVFSTGAVGVLSDLVTLTVIAVTMLLIEWRLGLLLLVSQVPVTLIVLWLQARYRKANYRVREELSQLNADFQENLQGLDVVQMFRREAFNGARFQRTGLAYREAVNGTILFDSSISAFLEWVSLGAVAIVLALGGWMVTSGAMGLGILTTFILFSQRLFDPLRQMAERFTQIQGGLTAVERIGELLEEPLEIRDHTLAGPAHSQESPAEGVSAPLQVMPTSCGEVVFEGVHFAYRPDEPILQDLSFRLAPGEHVALVGPTGSGKTTVIRLLCRLYEPQQGRILLDGRDIRSLSLPDLRRQLGVVLQDTFLFSGSVGDNLRLDQEIDDKHLKEVCRDLGLNALLGRLPQGLDTELRERGGNLSSGERQLLAVARVAIRNPNVLVMDEATAFMDPSTEATLQRDLDRLLERRTAVVIAHRLATVEAADRILVLRRGRLIEQGTHLQLRAQGGLYAELAELQERGLAKL; translated from the coding sequence ATGGCCGGCACCGATCTTCAGCGCATCAGTCAGCTGGGGCGTTATCTCGGACGCGACCGTCGTCGTCTGATGCTCACCTTGATTTTGCTGATTCCGGTGGCGTTCGCTAGCGCGATCCAACCGCTGCTTGTCGGTCAGGCTATCTCGATCCTGCGCACCGTGTCGGGTGCCACCAATGAGGCCGTCGCTCCAATTCTTCAGCCGCTGGACAGCACGTTGGCGATCCGGCTGATCATTGCTGCTCTGCTGATTTCTGTGCTGGTGCGTCTGGCTCTTCAAGGAGTGCAGACCTACAACATCCAATCGGTGGGCCAGCGACTCACCGCCAGAATTCGTCGTGATCTCTTCGCCCATGCGATGGATCTCTCCCTTCGGTTTCATGACCGAATGCCTGTGGGCAAGTTGCTCACACGTCTCACCAGTGATGTCGATGCGTTGGCTGAGGTATTCAGCACCGGGGCTGTTGGTGTGTTGAGCGATCTGGTCACGCTCACCGTGATCGCGGTGACGATGTTGCTGATCGAGTGGCGACTCGGGCTTCTGCTGCTTGTATCCCAGGTTCCTGTAACGCTGATTGTGCTCTGGCTGCAGGCGCGCTACCGAAAAGCAAATTACCGGGTGCGTGAGGAACTTTCACAGCTGAATGCAGATTTTCAGGAAAATCTCCAGGGCCTAGACGTGGTTCAGATGTTTCGTCGTGAGGCCTTCAACGGAGCCCGTTTCCAACGAACCGGCTTGGCCTATCGCGAGGCAGTGAATGGAACGATTTTGTTTGACAGCAGCATCTCCGCATTCCTGGAGTGGGTTTCCCTTGGTGCGGTGGCGATTGTGCTGGCTCTGGGGGGCTGGATGGTCACCTCAGGGGCCATGGGGCTAGGCATCCTCACAACGTTCATTCTCTTTTCGCAAAGACTGTTTGATCCACTGCGTCAGATGGCTGAGCGGTTTACTCAGATTCAGGGTGGTTTGACTGCTGTTGAGCGAATCGGAGAACTGCTCGAGGAGCCACTGGAAATTCGGGATCACACCCTTGCGGGCCCTGCCCACTCTCAGGAATCACCAGCTGAGGGTGTGTCAGCTCCGCTTCAGGTCATGCCGACCTCCTGCGGCGAAGTGGTGTTTGAAGGTGTTCACTTCGCCTATCGACCTGATGAGCCAATTCTTCAGGATCTGAGCTTCCGACTTGCTCCCGGTGAACATGTGGCTCTGGTGGGCCCCACGGGTTCAGGAAAGACCACCGTCATCCGCTTGCTTTGCAGGCTCTATGAGCCTCAGCAGGGCCGCATTCTTCTCGATGGACGCGATATCCGCAGCCTCTCCCTGCCGGATCTGCGTCGACAGCTTGGGGTGGTTCTGCAGGACACCTTTCTGTTCAGTGGCAGCGTCGGCGACAACCTTCGTCTCGACCAGGAGATCGATGACAAGCATCTCAAGGAGGTTTGCAGGGATCTCGGCCTCAATGCACTCCTTGGGAGGCTTCCTCAGGGGCTCGACACTGAACTGCGAGAGCGTGGGGGCAACCTCAGCTCCGGTGAACGCCAGCTGCTCGCGGTTGCACGGGTGGCGATCCGTAATCCCAATGTGCTCGTGATGGACGAAGCCACCGCTTTCATGGATCCTTCCACTGAAGCAACTTTGCAAAGAGATCTTGACCGCTTGCTTGAACGAAGAACCGCCGTGGTGATTGCTCACCGTTTAGCCACCGTTGAAGCAGCGGATCGGATCCTCGTATTGCGACGTGGCCGTTTGATTGAGCAAGGAACCCACCTGCAATTGCGTGCGCAAGGCGGTCTTTATGCCGAACTCGCTGAACTTCAGGAACGGGGCCTCGCCAAGCTCTGA
- the cbbX gene encoding CbbX protein — MDSSIDLEASFVASGVGEVLKHLDTELIGLRPVKTRIREIAALLLVDQARQSLDLVSKAPSLHMSFTGQPGTGKTTVAQKISQILHRLGYLRKGQVITVTRDDLVGQYVGHTAPKTKEMIKRAQGGVLFIDEAYYLYKPGNERDYGAEAIEILLQEMESQRNDLVVIFAGYKDRMTAFYQSNPGLSSRVAHHIDFPDYSPRELMAIAELLLEQQQYRFSDAAVEAFQSYISRRRALPFFANARSIRNALDRLRLRHANRLFSRRGQPLSREALITIEAADVFASRVFQGELEGADPSKPLTD; from the coding sequence ATGGACTCATCGATTGATCTTGAAGCCAGCTTTGTTGCTTCGGGAGTCGGAGAGGTTCTCAAGCACCTAGATACCGAGCTGATCGGATTACGCCCAGTCAAAACCAGAATCCGTGAGATCGCCGCTTTGCTGTTGGTGGATCAAGCCCGGCAGTCCTTGGATCTGGTCAGCAAAGCTCCGAGTTTGCACATGTCGTTTACCGGTCAACCAGGAACCGGAAAAACAACTGTTGCGCAGAAGATTTCGCAGATTCTTCATCGCCTTGGGTATCTGCGTAAAGGACAAGTGATCACCGTCACCAGGGATGATCTAGTTGGTCAATATGTGGGGCATACGGCCCCGAAAACCAAAGAGATGATCAAACGCGCCCAGGGAGGCGTGCTGTTTATTGACGAGGCGTATTACCTCTACAAACCTGGAAACGAGCGGGATTATGGAGCTGAAGCGATTGAGATCCTTCTTCAGGAGATGGAGAGTCAGCGCAATGACCTTGTGGTGATCTTTGCTGGTTACAAAGACCGGATGACAGCTTTTTATCAATCCAACCCTGGACTGTCCTCAAGGGTTGCTCACCACATCGACTTTCCTGATTACAGCCCGAGGGAATTGATGGCGATCGCTGAACTGTTGCTGGAACAACAGCAGTATCGATTCAGCGATGCAGCGGTTGAAGCTTTTCAGAGCTACATCAGCAGGCGGCGTGCATTGCCGTTCTTCGCCAATGCACGCTCCATTCGCAATGCCCTCGATCGTCTGCGACTGCGCCATGCCAATCGCTTGTTCTCCCGTCGCGGTCAACCTCTTAGTCGTGAAGCCCTGATTACCATCGAAGCAGCAGATGTGTTCGCTAGTCGTGTCTTCCAGGGGGAATTGGAAGGAGCCGATCCTTCTAAGCCACTGACCGACTGA
- a CDS encoding GNAT family N-acetyltransferase, whose product MMYGDQAKLCATPASQLTLVFSQHRPFDLVELEQLLEAVGWSRRPVRRVRKALDNSLIRVGLWRHDARIPRLVGFARCTGDGVLEATIWDVAVHPLYQGSGLGSQLMDYILDALRALGTERATLFADPGVLPFYKRLGWDLEPNGHRCGFWYAN is encoded by the coding sequence ATGATGTACGGCGATCAGGCGAAGCTGTGCGCGACCCCAGCCAGCCAGCTCACTCTGGTGTTCAGTCAGCACCGCCCTTTTGATCTAGTAGAGCTGGAGCAGCTGCTTGAGGCGGTGGGCTGGAGCCGACGACCTGTACGACGGGTTCGCAAGGCGCTCGATAACAGCCTGATTCGAGTAGGCCTCTGGCGTCACGATGCCAGGATTCCACGCCTTGTGGGCTTTGCGCGCTGTACAGGCGACGGGGTGCTGGAGGCGACCATCTGGGATGTTGCTGTTCATCCTCTTTACCAGGGCTCCGGGCTCGGCAGTCAGCTGATGGATTACATCCTTGATGCCCTGCGTGCACTCGGGACTGAACGCGCCACGTTGTTCGCCGACCCAGGGGTCCTGCCCTTTTACAAACGTCTGGGTTGGGACCTTGAGCCCAATGGTCACCGCTGTGGTTTCTGGTACGCGAACTGA
- a CDS encoding ABC transporter ATP-binding protein — translation MESLPVEIDGLWHSYDPSGADWTLQDINLGLQSGELVGLLGPSGCGKTTLLRLIAGFERPIRGNIRLHGQEVASPQLSVAAERRGVGMVFQDYALFPHLNAWSNTCFGLRRGQDSARAAWLLELLGLEQLKERYPHELSGGQRQRLALARALAPAPSVVLLDEPFSNLDVEVRLRLRSELPSVLSACNASGVLVTHDPEEALAICSRVAVLRDGRLHQCASPKELVESPATPFVGSFVLQRNVLPVWNDAAGGCLRCPLGDLERPGDLPADSLPEEATVLVAPEAITLHKDSGGEGEVVGREFLGHSWMYRVKSGDRQLRLLRPLTEDYERGQNCHLRLQPGSSVLLHPQRRALLSLAS, via the coding sequence ATGGAGTCCCTTCCGGTCGAGATCGACGGTCTGTGGCACAGCTATGACCCTTCCGGTGCTGACTGGACTCTCCAGGACATCAACCTCGGACTACAGAGCGGAGAACTGGTGGGATTGCTGGGGCCCTCCGGTTGCGGCAAGACCACGCTTCTGAGACTGATCGCCGGTTTTGAGCGTCCCATTCGAGGCAACATCCGCCTTCACGGCCAGGAGGTGGCCAGCCCTCAGCTTTCGGTGGCAGCTGAACGACGTGGAGTCGGCATGGTGTTTCAGGACTATGCCCTGTTTCCTCATCTGAATGCCTGGTCCAATACCTGTTTCGGTCTTCGCCGAGGGCAGGACAGTGCCCGGGCGGCATGGCTGCTGGAGCTGTTGGGCCTGGAACAGCTGAAGGAGCGCTATCCCCATGAACTATCAGGGGGGCAGCGTCAACGTTTGGCTCTTGCCAGAGCCCTGGCCCCGGCACCGTCTGTGGTCCTGCTGGATGAGCCTTTCTCCAATCTTGATGTGGAGGTGCGTCTTCGTCTGCGCAGTGAACTGCCTTCCGTTCTGAGTGCCTGCAACGCCAGTGGTGTGCTGGTCACCCATGATCCGGAGGAGGCCCTGGCGATCTGCAGTCGGGTGGCCGTTCTGCGCGATGGGCGTCTACATCAGTGCGCCAGTCCCAAGGAGCTGGTGGAGTCACCGGCAACCCCCTTTGTGGGCAGTTTCGTGCTGCAGCGCAACGTCCTGCCCGTCTGGAACGATGCCGCCGGCGGCTGCCTGCGCTGCCCCCTGGGTGACCTTGAAAGACCCGGTGATCTTCCGGCCGATTCCCTTCCCGAGGAAGCAACGGTTCTGGTCGCACCCGAAGCGATCACACTTCACAAGGATTCCGGCGGGGAAGGTGAGGTCGTTGGCCGGGAGTTCCTCGGCCACAGCTGGATGTACAGAGTGAAGAGCGGTGATCGTCAGTTACGGCTGCTGAGACCTTTAACCGAGGACTATGAACGGGGCCAAAACTGCCATTTGCGCTTGCAGCCAGGGTCATCCGTTCTGCTGCATCCACAGCGTCGAGCTCTGCTGAGCCTTGCGAGTTGA
- a CDS encoding RidA family protein, translating into MSTTTHQAVTTAEAPAPVGPYNQAVQAGGWLYCSGQIPLDPTTGEMVGGGDVEAETRQVLRNLQAVLSAAGTEAAKVVRTTVYLVDLADFQAVNAIYAEMFGSGVSPARACVQVAALPKGSKVEIDCIAWLG; encoded by the coding sequence ATGTCGACCACCACTCATCAGGCGGTCACCACCGCTGAGGCTCCGGCTCCGGTGGGGCCCTACAACCAGGCTGTGCAGGCTGGAGGATGGCTTTATTGCTCAGGCCAGATCCCCCTGGATCCCACCACGGGTGAGATGGTGGGCGGCGGAGACGTGGAAGCAGAAACCAGGCAGGTGCTGCGCAATCTGCAAGCTGTGCTCAGCGCCGCCGGAACAGAGGCCGCCAAGGTGGTTCGCACAACGGTGTACCTAGTTGATCTGGCCGACTTTCAGGCGGTCAATGCGATCTATGCCGAAATGTTCGGCAGCGGAGTGAGCCCTGCCAGGGCCTGCGTTCAGGTGGCAGCACTACCTAAAGGCTCCAAGGTGGAGATCGACTGCATCGCCTGGCTGGGATGA
- a CDS encoding alpha/beta fold hydrolase — MPANQLLIAVHGWLLSKQVWSPFAACWRERHPEIELWCPDLPGFGDAERPSGLLPNLSAYGRWLAVEAVQKAQGRPFVLLGHSLGGSVVLHAEAHLRQQKQKGLMGVVLLAAGGGIYQPRPFRRLRSFGRLILELRPDAIAQLPAPIGALGPFKAERRAARGLLVNSTSRGAVRDLPGLVSDLGVESLWISGDNDQVMEPGYVRHLAAYSPGHDYRQITGCGHLPMREKPDVLSDILSSWVEDQSLARPRS, encoded by the coding sequence ATGCCTGCAAATCAACTACTGATTGCTGTACATGGGTGGCTTTTGAGCAAGCAGGTCTGGTCGCCTTTCGCCGCATGCTGGAGAGAGCGCCACCCAGAGATCGAGCTCTGGTGTCCTGACCTGCCGGGTTTCGGTGATGCGGAGCGCCCCTCAGGATTGCTTCCCAACCTGTCGGCCTATGGCCGCTGGCTGGCGGTGGAAGCCGTTCAAAAGGCGCAGGGGCGACCCTTCGTGCTGTTGGGCCATTCCCTTGGCGGCAGCGTGGTGCTGCATGCCGAAGCACATCTGCGGCAACAGAAACAGAAGGGGTTGATGGGCGTTGTTCTGCTGGCAGCGGGAGGAGGGATCTATCAGCCGCGACCCTTTCGCCGACTGCGCAGCTTCGGGAGGCTGATTCTGGAGCTGCGACCCGATGCCATTGCTCAGCTGCCGGCTCCCATAGGAGCGCTGGGACCGTTCAAGGCCGAACGTCGGGCTGCCCGTGGACTGCTGGTGAACAGCACCAGCAGGGGCGCGGTTCGAGATTTACCTGGATTGGTGTCGGATCTGGGAGTCGAAAGCCTCTGGATCAGTGGGGACAACGATCAGGTGATGGAGCCTGGCTATGTGCGTCATCTTGCGGCTTACAGCCCTGGTCATGACTATCGCCAGATCACTGGTTGTGGCCATCTACCCATGCGAGAAAAGCCGGACGTTCTGAGCGACATCCTCTCTAGTTGGGTTGAGGATCAGAGCTTGGCGAGGCCCCGTTCCTGA
- the gloB gene encoding hydroxyacylglutathione hydrolase — protein MGHPCQRDGIKPLPVLQDNVVWIWARGREAVVVDPAIAEPVRQWLVDRKLELTAVLQTHHHADHIGGTPDLLRQWPSASVIAAAADQQRIPFQTVSVEPGMQLELLGQPVTVIDVKAHTRAHLAYVLPQGCSPELPTPVLFCGDTLFGAGCGRLFEGSAEDMHLALKQLQDLQDDTVVHCAHEYTEGNLRWAHALRPDDQAIAERLSSVSELRRRGDLSLPSTMGEERRTNLFLRACSAQELGELRLHKDSWTG, from the coding sequence ATGGGCCACCCCTGTCAGAGAGACGGAATCAAGCCACTGCCGGTCCTGCAGGACAACGTCGTCTGGATCTGGGCAAGGGGACGAGAGGCCGTGGTGGTCGATCCAGCCATTGCCGAACCAGTAAGGCAATGGCTGGTGGATCGCAAGCTGGAACTCACAGCTGTCCTGCAAACCCATCACCACGCAGACCACATCGGCGGCACTCCCGATCTGTTGCGCCAATGGCCTTCGGCTTCGGTGATCGCAGCCGCCGCCGATCAGCAGCGGATTCCTTTCCAAACGGTGTCGGTCGAGCCGGGCATGCAGCTCGAGCTTCTGGGACAGCCCGTCACGGTGATCGACGTGAAAGCCCACACCAGGGCACATCTGGCTTATGTCCTGCCACAGGGGTGCTCACCGGAGCTTCCGACGCCTGTGTTGTTCTGTGGCGACACCCTGTTCGGGGCAGGTTGTGGACGCCTGTTCGAAGGATCAGCCGAGGACATGCACCTGGCCCTGAAGCAGTTGCAGGATCTTCAGGACGACACCGTCGTGCATTGCGCTCACGAGTACACCGAAGGCAATCTGCGCTGGGCCCACGCTCTGAGACCAGATGATCAGGCCATCGCCGAACGGCTGAGCAGCGTTAGCGAACTGCGCAGACGTGGTGATCTTTCACTGCCCAGCACCATGGGTGAGGAGCGACGCACCAACTTGTTTCTGCGTGCATGTTCAGCCCAGGAACTGGGTGAACTAAGGCTTCACAAGGACAGCTGGACAGGCTGA
- a CDS encoding DUF3136 domain-containing protein: MAQAKLTIGELEAGYPLYCKALRRLLKEGREVKDIEKTVCWGHLETLNRCLPGRYKAPSYLMALIRRDLEHPSPG; the protein is encoded by the coding sequence ATGGCCCAGGCCAAGCTGACCATTGGCGAACTGGAAGCGGGCTATCCCTTGTATTGCAAGGCGTTACGGCGGCTCCTCAAGGAGGGGCGCGAGGTGAAGGACATTGAAAAAACTGTGTGCTGGGGCCATCTGGAGACCCTGAACCGCTGCTTACCGGGTCGCTACAAGGCGCCCTCCTACCTAATGGCGCTGATTCGACGTGACCTGGAGCATCCCAGCCCCGGGTAA